The following proteins come from a genomic window of Pangasianodon hypophthalmus isolate fPanHyp1 chromosome 24, fPanHyp1.pri, whole genome shotgun sequence:
- the LOC113542536 gene encoding aldehyde dehydrogenase, mitochondrial → MGAGFGRILQEENNEPQTVGLAGLQSLSEKHLLRESVMLRTALSRVVPHFSRISACRFSAAAIPAPSTQPEVHYNKLFINNEWHDAVSKKTFPTINPATGEVICQVAEGDKADVDKAVKAAKDAFRLGSPWRRMDASQRGLLLHRLADCIERDSAYLAELETLDNGKPYAVAYTVDLPMVVKCLRYYAGWADKWEGKTIPIDGDYFCYTRHEPVGVCGQIIPWNFPLLMQAWKLGPALATGNTVVMKVAEQTPLTALYVASLIKEVGFPPGVVNIIPGMGPTAGAAITSHNDVDKIAFTGSTEVGHLIQQASGTSNLKKVTLELGGKSPNIILSDANMEQAVDQAHMAIFFNQGQCCCAGSRTYVQESIYDEFVERSVEIAKKRVVGNPFNLQTEHGPQIDNEQYQKILGYIRSGKHEGAKLMCGGDVASDRGYFIQPTIFGDVQDGMTIAREEIFGPVMQILKFKTIEEVIERANDTKYGLAAAVFTTDINKAQYISNSLRAGTVWINCYNVFGVQAPFGGYKASGIGREMGEYGLENYTEVKTVTIKIPQKNS, encoded by the exons ATGGGGGCGGGGTTTGGTAGAATACTGCAAGAAGAAAACAACGAGCCCCAGACAGTTGGCTTGGCTGGTTTGCAGAGTTTATCTGAGAAGCACCTGTTGCGTGAATCCGTCATGCTCCGCACCGCGCTCTCACGGGTCGTCCCGCATTTCTCCCGCATCTCCGCGTGCAGGTTTTCCGCTGCAGCGATTCCCGCACCGAGCACTCAGCCCGAGGTTCACTACAACAAG CTCTTCATCAACAATGAGTGGCATGATGCAGTGAGCAAGAAAACCTTTCCAACCATCAATCCTGCCACTGGTGAAGTCATCTGCCAGGTTGCAGAAGGTGATAag GCCGATGTAGATAAAGCAGTGAAGGCTGCGAAGGATGCATTCAGACTCGGCTCTCCATGGCGGCGCATGGACGCATCTCAGCGTGGACTCCTTCTGCACCGCCTGGCTGATTGCATAGAGAGGGACTCCGCCTATCTGGCA GAGCTGGAAACTCTGGACAATGGAAAGCCATATGCTGTGGCCTACACTGTTGATTTGCCCATGGTGGTCAAATGTTTGAG GTATTATGCTGGCTGGGCGGACAAATGGGAGGGCAAGACCATTCCAATCGACGGTGATTATTTCTGCTATACCCGGCATGAGCCTGTCGGAGTGTGTGGCCAGATTATTCCT TGGAATTTCCCTCTCCTGATGCAGGCATGGAAACTGGGACCTGCTCTGGCTACAGGTAACACCGTAGTGATGAAGGTGGCAGAGCAGACGCCTCTCACTGCGCTCTACGTGGCCAGCCTGATAAAGGAG GTGGGCTTTCCTCCTGGTGTTGTGAATATCATCCCTGGAATGGGCCCTACAGCTGGGGCAGCCATCACTTCTCACAATGATGTGGATAAAATTGCCTTCACTGGCTCCACTGAG GTAGGTCACCTAATTCAGCAAGcctctggcaccagcaacctaAAGAAAGTAACTCTGGAACTGGGAGGAAAGAGCCCCAACATTATTCTTTCTGATGCCAACA TGGAGCAAGCAGTGGACCAGGCCCACATGGCCATCTTCTTCAACCAGGGTCAGTGCTGCTGCGCAGGTTCACGCACCTATGTGCAGGAAAGCATCTATGATGAGTTTGTTGAGCGCAGCGTGGAAATAGCAAAGAAGAGAGTGGTGGGAAATCCTTTTAACCTTCAAACTGAGCATGGACCGCAG ATTGATAATGAGCAGTACCAGAAGATTCTGGGCTACATACGCAGTGGGAAACATGAGGGAGCAAAGCTCATGTGTGGAGGTGATGTGGCATCAGACCGCGGGTACTTTATCCAGCCTACCATCTTTGGAGATGTTCAGGATGGCATGACAATTGCTCGTGAAGAG ATCTTTGGTCCAGTTATGCAAATTCTGAAGTTTAAGACTATAGAAGAGGTGATTGAGCGAGCCAATGACACCAAGTATGGCCTGGCAGCTGCTGTCTTCACGACAGATATCAACAAGGCACAGTACATCTCGAACAGTCTTCGTGCTGGCACTGTCTG GATTAACTGCTACAATGTGTTTGGAGTTCAGGCTCCGTTTGGTGGCTATAAGGCCTCAGGGATTGGACGTGAAATGGGAGAGTATGGCCTGGAAAACTACACTGAAGTCAAAACC GTAACAATTAAGATTCCGCAGAAAAACTCGTAA
- the LOC113542535 gene encoding acyl-CoA dehydrogenase family member 10 isoform X2, with protein sequence MMVSWFLRVKPPFHRHLSVCSSSSHRAVIFDMFGVLIPSPLPKATEWEDENGVPRGTIGQAIRAGGNNNSWRKYMRGELGPEEFVEAFSRDCSQIAGFKVHTGSFHSALSSDSMSRPVTVMMDAVQCARAEGFKTAVLSNNFLLPGGKSYLPLDISLFDVIVESCRVGLCKPDLRIYQLCAERLGVSPHEVVFLDDLSFNVEAAVQLGMHGIMVRDPGLAVKELEQVLKVPLSGYRPGTLSVGLNWQLPMNQLTQYLKKATQLPLTDHIMSQSYLTDSTYLLSCGQHRFVLKKKPSNEALQKEIRLLKALKEARVPVPSVIAQHEMSSNVLGTPFYLTLYCPGRVFTDHSIPGEDPQGKRHIYETMIKTLCQIHRVDLKTTGLENLRDPGDFMESEVKKWAQQFKANEIQPIPAVDRLIDWLLLHRPKHQRTTLLHGSFSLNNLVFDSETPDVRAVLGWSLSTVGDPLVDLASCCMPHFLPPVASTQRGRKFVPMGIPSAEEIFELYSKEMGLEYIPNWQFYMAFCFFRQAAILQTNYKTSFKGTTNTSEIEDIAHVAWDFATKEGFRIFNALPGSASLSEK encoded by the exons ATGATGGTTTCGTGGTTTCTCCGTGTCAAGCCTCCCTTCCATCGCCATCTGAGTGTTTGCTCTTCCTCCAGCCACAGAGCTGTCATATTTGACATGTTTGGAGTGTTGATCCCATCACCGCTCCCTAAAGCAACAG AATGGGAAGATGAGAATGGAGTCCCACGTGGCACGATAGGCCAAGCTATAAGGGCTGGGGGCAATAACAACTCCTGGAGGAAATACATGAGAGGAGAGCTGGGGCCAGAGGAGTTTGTGGAAGCCTTTAGTCGAGACTGCAGTCAAATT GCAGGCTTCAAGGTCCATACTGGCTCTTTCCATTCGGCCCTGAGCAGTGACTCCATGTCACGGCCTGTGACCGTTATGATGGATGCTGTGCAGTGTGCTCGTGCTGAGGGGTTCAAGACCGCTGTTCTTAGTAACAACTTCCTGTTGCCTGGAGGAAAGTCCTACCTCCCTCTGGACATCTCTCTCTTTGATGTT atAGTAGAGTCCTGCAGAGTGGGTTTATGTAAGCCAGATCTCAGGATCTATCAGCTGTGTGCCGAAAGACTGGGAGTCTCACCTCACGAAGTGGTGTTTCTGGATGACTTGAGTTTCAACGTGGAGGCTGCGGTACAATTAGGAATGCATGGCATCATG GTTAGAGATCCTGGATTGGCTGTGAAGGAGCTGGAGCAGGTGCTGAAGGTACCATTGTCTGGCTATAGGCCTGGAACCCTTTCTGTTGGATTGAATTGGCAGCTCCCTATGAACCAACTTACCCAATATCTCAAGAAAGCTACTCAGCTTCCACTTACAG ACCACATTATGAGCCAGAGTTACTTGACTGATTCCACATACCTGTTGAGCTGTGGACAGCATCGGTTTGTCCTCAAGAAGAAACCAAGTAATGAAGCTCTGCAGAAGGAAATCAG gCTTCTCAAGGCCCTTAAAGAAGCCAGAGTCCCTGTACCAAGTGTTATTGCCCAACATGAGATGTCCAG CAATGTCCTGGGAACCCCATTTTACCTGACATTATACTGTCCGGGTCGAGTGTTTACTGACCACTCTATACCAGGAGAGGATCCTCAAGGGAAGAGACATATATATGAGACTATGATAAAAACCCTCTGCCAGATACACAGAGTTGACCTGAAAACCACAGGTTTAGAGAACCTTAGAGATCCAG GTGACTTCATGGAATCTGAAGTGAAAAAGTGGGCACAGCAGTTTAAGGCAAACGAGATTCAGCCCATTCCTGCTGTGGATAGACTGATAGACTGGCTACTGTTGCATCGCCCTAAACATCAGAGAACCACACTGCTCCATGGAAGTTTCAG CCTGAACAATTTGGTGTTTGACTCAGAGACCCCTGATGTGAGGGCAGTATTGGGCTGGAGTCTTTCTACTGTAGGAGACCCACTTGTGGATCTGGCTTCCTGTTGTATGCCCCACTTCCTTCCCCCTGTTGCTTCTACACAACGAG GGAGGAAGTTTGTTCCAATGGGTATTCCAAGTGCAGAGGAAATATTTGAGCTGTATAGCAAAGAAATGGGATTGGAGTATATTCCAAACTGGCAGTTCTACATGGCTTTCTGCTTCTTCCGCCAGGCTGCTATCTTACAGACAAATTATAAAACTTCATTCAAAG GCACTACAAACACAAGTGAAATAGAGGACATTGCACACGTGGCATGGGACTTTGCCACTAAAGAAGGCTTCCGTATCTTTAATGCTTTGCCTGGATCAGCAAGTCTTTCAGAAAAATAA
- the LOC113542535 gene encoding acyl-CoA dehydrogenase family member 10 isoform X1 — protein MMVSWFLRVKPPFHRHLSVCSSSSHRAVIFDMFGVLIPSPLPKATEWEDENGVPRGTIGQAIRAGGNNNSWRKYMRGELGPEEFVEAFSRDCSQIAGFKVHTGSFHSALSSDSMSRPVTVMMDAVQCARAEGFKTAVLSNNFLLPGGKSYLPLDISLFDVIVESCRVGLCKPDLRIYQLCAERLGVSPHEVVFLDDLSFNVEAAVQLGMHGIMVRDPGLAVKELEQVLKVPLSGYRPGTLSVGLNWQLPMNQLTQYLKKATQLPLTDHIMSQSYLTDSTYLLSCGQHRFVLKKKPSNEALQKEIRLLKALKEARVPVPSVIAQHEMSSNVLGTPFYLTLYCPGRVFTDHSIPGEDPQGKRHIYETMIKTLCQIHRVDLKTTGLENLRDPVCILGDFMESEVKKWAQQFKANEIQPIPAVDRLIDWLLLHRPKHQRTTLLHGSFSLNNLVFDSETPDVRAVLGWSLSTVGDPLVDLASCCMPHFLPPVASTQRGRKFVPMGIPSAEEIFELYSKEMGLEYIPNWQFYMAFCFFRQAAILQTNYKTSFKGTTNTSEIEDIAHVAWDFATKEGFRIFNALPGSASLSEK, from the exons ATGATGGTTTCGTGGTTTCTCCGTGTCAAGCCTCCCTTCCATCGCCATCTGAGTGTTTGCTCTTCCTCCAGCCACAGAGCTGTCATATTTGACATGTTTGGAGTGTTGATCCCATCACCGCTCCCTAAAGCAACAG AATGGGAAGATGAGAATGGAGTCCCACGTGGCACGATAGGCCAAGCTATAAGGGCTGGGGGCAATAACAACTCCTGGAGGAAATACATGAGAGGAGAGCTGGGGCCAGAGGAGTTTGTGGAAGCCTTTAGTCGAGACTGCAGTCAAATT GCAGGCTTCAAGGTCCATACTGGCTCTTTCCATTCGGCCCTGAGCAGTGACTCCATGTCACGGCCTGTGACCGTTATGATGGATGCTGTGCAGTGTGCTCGTGCTGAGGGGTTCAAGACCGCTGTTCTTAGTAACAACTTCCTGTTGCCTGGAGGAAAGTCCTACCTCCCTCTGGACATCTCTCTCTTTGATGTT atAGTAGAGTCCTGCAGAGTGGGTTTATGTAAGCCAGATCTCAGGATCTATCAGCTGTGTGCCGAAAGACTGGGAGTCTCACCTCACGAAGTGGTGTTTCTGGATGACTTGAGTTTCAACGTGGAGGCTGCGGTACAATTAGGAATGCATGGCATCATG GTTAGAGATCCTGGATTGGCTGTGAAGGAGCTGGAGCAGGTGCTGAAGGTACCATTGTCTGGCTATAGGCCTGGAACCCTTTCTGTTGGATTGAATTGGCAGCTCCCTATGAACCAACTTACCCAATATCTCAAGAAAGCTACTCAGCTTCCACTTACAG ACCACATTATGAGCCAGAGTTACTTGACTGATTCCACATACCTGTTGAGCTGTGGACAGCATCGGTTTGTCCTCAAGAAGAAACCAAGTAATGAAGCTCTGCAGAAGGAAATCAG gCTTCTCAAGGCCCTTAAAGAAGCCAGAGTCCCTGTACCAAGTGTTATTGCCCAACATGAGATGTCCAG CAATGTCCTGGGAACCCCATTTTACCTGACATTATACTGTCCGGGTCGAGTGTTTACTGACCACTCTATACCAGGAGAGGATCCTCAAGGGAAGAGACATATATATGAGACTATGATAAAAACCCTCTGCCAGATACACAGAGTTGACCTGAAAACCACAGGTTTAGAGAACCTTAGAGATCCAG TTTGTATTTTAGGTGACTTCATGGAATCTGAAGTGAAAAAGTGGGCACAGCAGTTTAAGGCAAACGAGATTCAGCCCATTCCTGCTGTGGATAGACTGATAGACTGGCTACTGTTGCATCGCCCTAAACATCAGAGAACCACACTGCTCCATGGAAGTTTCAG CCTGAACAATTTGGTGTTTGACTCAGAGACCCCTGATGTGAGGGCAGTATTGGGCTGGAGTCTTTCTACTGTAGGAGACCCACTTGTGGATCTGGCTTCCTGTTGTATGCCCCACTTCCTTCCCCCTGTTGCTTCTACACAACGAG GGAGGAAGTTTGTTCCAATGGGTATTCCAAGTGCAGAGGAAATATTTGAGCTGTATAGCAAAGAAATGGGATTGGAGTATATTCCAAACTGGCAGTTCTACATGGCTTTCTGCTTCTTCCGCCAGGCTGCTATCTTACAGACAAATTATAAAACTTCATTCAAAG GCACTACAAACACAAGTGAAATAGAGGACATTGCACACGTGGCATGGGACTTTGCCACTAAAGAAGGCTTCCGTATCTTTAATGCTTTGCCTGGATCAGCAAGTCTTTCAGAAAAATAA
- the LOC113542535 gene encoding acyl-CoA dehydrogenase family member 10 isoform X3 gives MSRPVTVMMDAVQCARAEGFKTAVLSNNFLLPGGKSYLPLDISLFDVIVESCRVGLCKPDLRIYQLCAERLGVSPHEVVFLDDLSFNVEAAVQLGMHGIMVRDPGLAVKELEQVLKVPLSGYRPGTLSVGLNWQLPMNQLTQYLKKATQLPLTDHIMSQSYLTDSTYLLSCGQHRFVLKKKPSNEALQKEIRLLKALKEARVPVPSVIAQHEMSSNVLGTPFYLTLYCPGRVFTDHSIPGEDPQGKRHIYETMIKTLCQIHRVDLKTTGLENLRDPVCILGDFMESEVKKWAQQFKANEIQPIPAVDRLIDWLLLHRPKHQRTTLLHGSFSLNNLVFDSETPDVRAVLGWSLSTVGDPLVDLASCCMPHFLPPVASTQRGRKFVPMGIPSAEEIFELYSKEMGLEYIPNWQFYMAFCFFRQAAILQTNYKTSFKGTTNTSEIEDIAHVAWDFATKEGFRIFNALPGSASLSEK, from the exons ATGTCACGGCCTGTGACCGTTATGATGGATGCTGTGCAGTGTGCTCGTGCTGAGGGGTTCAAGACCGCTGTTCTTAGTAACAACTTCCTGTTGCCTGGAGGAAAGTCCTACCTCCCTCTGGACATCTCTCTCTTTGATGTT atAGTAGAGTCCTGCAGAGTGGGTTTATGTAAGCCAGATCTCAGGATCTATCAGCTGTGTGCCGAAAGACTGGGAGTCTCACCTCACGAAGTGGTGTTTCTGGATGACTTGAGTTTCAACGTGGAGGCTGCGGTACAATTAGGAATGCATGGCATCATG GTTAGAGATCCTGGATTGGCTGTGAAGGAGCTGGAGCAGGTGCTGAAGGTACCATTGTCTGGCTATAGGCCTGGAACCCTTTCTGTTGGATTGAATTGGCAGCTCCCTATGAACCAACTTACCCAATATCTCAAGAAAGCTACTCAGCTTCCACTTACAG ACCACATTATGAGCCAGAGTTACTTGACTGATTCCACATACCTGTTGAGCTGTGGACAGCATCGGTTTGTCCTCAAGAAGAAACCAAGTAATGAAGCTCTGCAGAAGGAAATCAG gCTTCTCAAGGCCCTTAAAGAAGCCAGAGTCCCTGTACCAAGTGTTATTGCCCAACATGAGATGTCCAG CAATGTCCTGGGAACCCCATTTTACCTGACATTATACTGTCCGGGTCGAGTGTTTACTGACCACTCTATACCAGGAGAGGATCCTCAAGGGAAGAGACATATATATGAGACTATGATAAAAACCCTCTGCCAGATACACAGAGTTGACCTGAAAACCACAGGTTTAGAGAACCTTAGAGATCCAG TTTGTATTTTAGGTGACTTCATGGAATCTGAAGTGAAAAAGTGGGCACAGCAGTTTAAGGCAAACGAGATTCAGCCCATTCCTGCTGTGGATAGACTGATAGACTGGCTACTGTTGCATCGCCCTAAACATCAGAGAACCACACTGCTCCATGGAAGTTTCAG CCTGAACAATTTGGTGTTTGACTCAGAGACCCCTGATGTGAGGGCAGTATTGGGCTGGAGTCTTTCTACTGTAGGAGACCCACTTGTGGATCTGGCTTCCTGTTGTATGCCCCACTTCCTTCCCCCTGTTGCTTCTACACAACGAG GGAGGAAGTTTGTTCCAATGGGTATTCCAAGTGCAGAGGAAATATTTGAGCTGTATAGCAAAGAAATGGGATTGGAGTATATTCCAAACTGGCAGTTCTACATGGCTTTCTGCTTCTTCCGCCAGGCTGCTATCTTACAGACAAATTATAAAACTTCATTCAAAG GCACTACAAACACAAGTGAAATAGAGGACATTGCACACGTGGCATGGGACTTTGCCACTAAAGAAGGCTTCCGTATCTTTAATGCTTTGCCTGGATCAGCAAGTCTTTCAGAAAAATAA